In Ktedonobacterales bacterium, one genomic interval encodes:
- the tnpA gene encoding IS200/IS605 family transposase, with protein MDIQNYQSWRITYHFVWEPMRSKPCLVGMIAERLQTLIREKASGVSFEPLAVIILPDRVYLAAAAPPTLSPHHIVCQVKAYTSRVLRDEFPELTRIPTLWTRAYLVMTGEAIPIEEVFQRYEAMQQPRRPRGRPRKVGPPSDEEDDSPPV; from the coding sequence ATGGACATACAGAATTATCAAAGCTGGCGGATTACCTACCACTTCGTCTGGGAGCCAATGCGCTCAAAGCCGTGTCTCGTTGGCATGATAGCGGAGCGATTGCAGACGCTCATCCGGGAAAAAGCGAGCGGCGTTTCTTTTGAGCCGTTGGCAGTGATCATCCTGCCTGATCGCGTCTATCTGGCGGCTGCCGCGCCACCAACTCTTTCCCCTCACCACATCGTTTGCCAGGTGAAGGCGTATACATCGCGGGTTTTGCGTGATGAATTTCCCGAACTGACGCGCATTCCCACGCTCTGGACACGCGCCTATCTGGTGATGACGGGGGAAGCCATTCCCATCGAGGAGGTATTCCAGCGTTATGAAGCCATGCAGCAACCTCGACGACCACGCGGACGGCCACGCAAAGTAGGGCCACCATCCGACGAAGAGGACGACTCCCCTCCCGTCTGA
- a CDS encoding ATP-dependent Clp protease ATP-binding subunit, producing the protein MQKCERCQTNDARVRLDTLVNGRREQHYFCQPCAEELLGGDLNSLSGIGGNSLGGLFGNAGGAGGATPFGFRPGAAGTGTAQRNADKNSKTPTLDQFGRDLTAEARDGKLDPAAGREREIRRVLTVLGRRQKNNPVLIGEPGVGKTAIVEGIARRIAEGNVSGNLRNARIVALSMGGMVAGAMFRGQFEERIKQVLEEVRQSPNVILFIDELHTVVGAGAAEGAVGAGDLLKPALARGELRCIGATTLDEYRKHVEKDAALERRFQPIMVGEPSVEEAIAMLRIVRENYEHHHDVKITDEAIEAAVRLSDRYINDRFLPDKAIDVMDEAASSLRLEAIERGLLGPEAVSDLEKQIADIQAEKEAAALAEEYERAAKLRQRELKVQEQLEEARAKAGQIATMMVTPADVAKVVEGWTGVPVSQMLEGERANLRHLEDDLRKRVIGQDEAISAVARAIRRSRAGLKDPQRPIGSFLFMGPTGVGKTELARALAATIFGSEDAMIRLDMSEYMEPHTVSRLFGSPPGYVGHDEGGQLTEQVRRRPYSVILLDEVEKAHPEVFNALLQILDDGRLTDGQGRTVDFKNTVVIMTSNVATAELKRAANIGFLPTHWGDATNERESEEAQRKAKAIEGLRRAFRPEFLNRIDQIVVFHALGRAELRQIINLLLAKVQERLAEQGITLEFGDDLRDFLMAEGVDEEFGARPLRRAIQTHIDDALADALLAGALQPGQTGVLTVQDGKVLVSAHGEPRITAAEPARAA; encoded by the coding sequence ATGCAAAAATGTGAACGCTGCCAGACCAACGACGCGCGGGTCCGCCTGGATACCCTCGTCAATGGTCGCCGCGAGCAGCATTACTTCTGCCAGCCATGCGCCGAAGAACTGCTGGGAGGCGATCTGAATAGCCTTTCTGGCATCGGTGGCAACTCCCTGGGCGGCCTCTTTGGCAATGCTGGCGGCGCAGGTGGGGCAACGCCTTTCGGCTTCAGGCCAGGCGCGGCTGGCACAGGCACTGCTCAGAGAAATGCCGATAAGAATAGTAAGACGCCTACTCTCGACCAATTCGGGCGCGATCTGACCGCCGAGGCCCGCGATGGCAAGCTTGACCCTGCCGCCGGGCGCGAGCGCGAGATTCGCCGTGTGCTGACGGTGCTGGGCAGGCGTCAGAAGAATAACCCGGTGCTGATTGGCGAGCCAGGCGTTGGCAAAACGGCCATCGTCGAAGGTATTGCGCGTCGCATCGCCGAAGGCAACGTCTCAGGCAACCTGCGCAACGCGCGCATCGTCGCGCTGAGCATGGGTGGGATGGTTGCCGGCGCGATGTTCCGGGGACAGTTCGAGGAGCGCATCAAGCAGGTGCTTGAGGAAGTGCGCCAATCACCTAACGTCATTCTCTTCATTGATGAACTGCATACCGTCGTTGGCGCGGGCGCAGCCGAAGGGGCGGTTGGCGCGGGTGATCTGCTCAAGCCAGCCCTGGCGCGCGGCGAACTGCGCTGTATTGGCGCAACCACGCTTGACGAGTATCGCAAGCATGTGGAGAAGGACGCAGCCCTGGAGCGACGCTTCCAGCCGATCATGGTTGGTGAGCCGTCTGTCGAGGAAGCCATCGCCATGCTGCGCATCGTGCGCGAAAACTACGAACATCACCACGACGTAAAAATTACCGACGAAGCCATTGAGGCGGCTGTGCGGCTCTCAGACCGCTATATCAATGATCGTTTCCTGCCGGACAAGGCCATTGATGTCATGGACGAGGCCGCTTCATCGCTCCGGCTGGAGGCTATCGAGCGCGGATTGCTTGGCCCTGAAGCCGTCAGCGACCTGGAGAAGCAGATTGCCGACATTCAGGCCGAAAAAGAGGCCGCAGCCCTGGCCGAAGAGTACGAGCGCGCCGCCAAACTGCGCCAGCGCGAACTCAAAGTACAGGAGCAGCTAGAGGAAGCGCGCGCAAAAGCCGGGCAGATCGCCACCATGATGGTGACGCCAGCGGATGTCGCCAAAGTGGTTGAGGGCTGGACCGGCGTACCAGTCAGCCAGATGCTGGAGGGCGAGCGAGCGAACCTGCGCCACCTGGAAGACGACTTGCGCAAGCGCGTCATCGGCCAGGACGAAGCGATCAGCGCCGTCGCGCGGGCCATCCGCCGCTCGCGGGCTGGCTTGAAAGACCCACAGCGACCTATCGGGTCGTTCCTGTTCATGGGGCCAACCGGCGTCGGCAAGACTGAGCTTGCCAGGGCGCTGGCGGCCACCATCTTTGGCAGCGAAGACGCCATGATCCGGCTGGATATGTCGGAATACATGGAACCACATACCGTCTCGCGGCTCTTTGGCAGCCCACCAGGCTACGTAGGCCACGACGAGGGCGGTCAGTTGACGGAGCAGGTGCGGCGACGTCCGTACAGCGTGATCTTGCTGGACGAGGTTGAGAAGGCCCATCCAGAGGTCTTCAACGCGCTGTTACAGATTCTGGATGATGGCCGCCTGACCGACGGCCAGGGGCGAACGGTGGACTTCAAGAACACCGTCGTCATCATGACCAGCAACGTGGCAACCGCCGAATTGAAGCGCGCTGCCAACATTGGCTTCCTGCCCACACACTGGGGCGACGCAACCAACGAGCGCGAGAGCGAGGAGGCGCAGCGCAAGGCCAAAGCGATAGAGGGGCTGCGACGGGCGTTCCGTCCAGAGTTCCTGAACCGTATTGACCAGATCGTTGTCTTCCACGCGCTGGGCCGCGCCGAACTGCGGCAGATCATCAACCTGCTGCTGGCAAAGGTGCAGGAGCGACTGGCCGAACAGGGCATCACGTTGGAGTTCGGTGACGACCTGCGTGACTTCCTGATGGCTGAAGGCGTGGATGAGGAGTTTGGCGCGCGGCCTCTGCGCCGGGCGATCCAGACCCACATTGATGACGCGCTGGCCGATGCCCTGCTGGCTGGCGCCCTCCAGCCGGGGCAGACCGGCGTATTGACCGTTCAGGACGGCAAGGTGCTGGTGAGCGCACATGGCGAGCCGCGCATCACCGCCGCCGAGCCAGCCAGAGCCGCATAA